A window of Thermoproteus sp. genomic DNA:
ACCTCGGCCGTCAGGTTGAGGTACATATGCGTCTTAGAGTAGGCTATCTCGGGCACGTTATAAGCGAACACGGCAGACCCGATGATGGCAGGGAACTGGACAAACTGGCCCTTTATCTGTTTATAGAGGTCGGGGCTCATCGGGATGTCGCCAGCGCCGAAGTCCACTTGCTTCCGCACGAAGTTGTTCATGCCGGCGCCAGAGCCAGTGCCCGTGTACGTCACTTGAACCTTGCCTACAGTCTGATTGTAGACGGTTTTGGCCCATTGGAGCATTTGGAGGTAGATGAAGGTGGAGCCGGTGCCCGTGATCTGGCCAGAGGGCACCTGTGCGGAAGTGGACGTAGCAGTAGAGGGGACGGTAGTGGTGATGGTTGTAGTCGTAATCGACGTGACTATGCCGGATTGTACAGTGGAAGTTGCAGGCGGCATTGTTGACGTGGCGGCCGTCTGGCCTACGGCCGTCTGGGTCTGTGTGCTCGGGGGCGTGCCGGTCTGGGTAGGCGCGCTGGAGGTCTGGGGCGGCTGTTGGGGCGCCGAAGGCCTCACGGTCAAGATAACCACGGCGATTATGACTACCACGACAACCCCGATTACTGCCAGGTTTTTGGCGTCCATGGCTTCGACGGGTCGGATCGATAAAATTCCTTATCCATATGAAGACGGCGTCGGGGGCGCCGCTCGGGACCTGGATGCGGTTGGATCTACATGCGAATTAATCCACGGGGGTCGAGGACCGCCGCATGTGCACGTCGAGATAGACCTCGGCCGCGTTGGCGAGATAGTCGAGGAACCTCGCGGCGTGTATCGCATCTCTCTCGTTGGACGATAGCTGTATCGCCAAGTGCCTCTCGCCCCTCAACGACTCCAAGAACTTCAAGATCTCAGACGGATCGCCCTTGAGGATCTCGGCGAATTTGGCCGCCGAGCCTGCCAGCACTCCGTACAGCCTTCTGTCAGCCTGTCCGCGCGCCAGCTCCACCAGGTGGTCGACGGCCCGCTCGAAGTATCTAGCCAGCTGGACGTAGAGCGCGCAGCTGGGCGTGGGGTACCTCACGCAGAGTCTGTTCACCACCAGCCTGAGCCTATCCACCTCCCTATCGACGGCGTCCAGGGTGAGGCGGGTCGCCAAGCCCGACGAAAGGCCCTCGGCCGCGTAGAGCAACGCCCTCAACATCCTGTCTATCACGGCGCTTTTGTCCAAGACCGTATCGGCGAATTTGACCACGGCGACATCCCCCCTGAGTTCCAAGGACCCCTCGACGAGGCCCACCGCCTCCGCCAGCTTCTCCCCGCCGCCAGGGGGAACTCCTCGTAGCACCAACTCGTCGAGACCCGCCGAATATGCCGCCACCACGAGCTTCTCCACATCGTCGGCCCACCTGGCCTCGGCCCGTCTGACCCTCGGCGCTCTGACGCCCACGAAGTCCCCCTCGTGGAACATCTCGACCTCGGCCAGACCGTCGGCGAAGGGCTTGGGCAGATAGACTATATAGGACCCTCTTATTCTTATTAGCCGCCTCCTGACAATCTTCACTAGATAATAAGCGCTATTTAACTTAATCGTCCTCGGCTAGAGGGCGCGCGCCTCCTTGAGCTTTACCCTCCCCAAGTCGACCTTTAGGGTATTAAGCATAGAATATGTAGCGGGCAAGACGGCCAAGGCCTTGGCCTCTATCGGCCGCTCCACACAACCTATGACGTCGCTATCCGACAAGAGAAGCTCCACGGGCCTCACCCGTAGGTGTTGCGGCAGTTTTACTCCATACGGAGTCGCGTAGGGCCTCCTGATGCATCTAAACATCCTCCTCCTACGGGCCATCACGAAGCCCGCGCCGACCTCCCAATCGGTCAGCACCACGTATATCTCGCCGGGCCCCGTCCATGAGACCTCGAGGCCCTCTAGGGCGTAGATATAGCCGGGGCTCAACGACGCCGAGAACGGCTTGTAGAAGACCCAAGGGGCGTTCTGTAGGGGCACCTCGTAGATGTTGTCTTTCTTCACTGCGCCGTACCTCCGCACCAGCTCGTTGAAAGACGCGTTGACGAAGTCAGATACCATAAATGGGCCCGAAAAGGGCTATGTAAAACTTATTAGCCGTGAGGTTCGGGGACCACATGAGGACGGTAAAGCTCACGACGGCGCCGACCTCCGCAAAGGAATTGGGGATCGACGAGTTGCCGTCTGTGGCCATCATCGGCGGTAGCGGGCTCTACGACCCCGGAATATTCGAGTCGCCTGTAGAGGTCCAGATCCATACGCCCTACGGCCTCCCCAGTGACAACGTCATAATGGGGAAGGTCGGCGGCAGGTGGGTCGCCTTCCTGCCCCGACACGGACGCGGCCATAAATACCCGCCGCATAAAATACCCTATAGGGCCAACATATATGCGCTCCACATGTTAGGGGTGAAGTCGATCATAGCCGTGAGCGCCGTCGGGTCCCTTAGGCAGGACTACGCCCCGGGCGACTTCGTCGTTCCCGACCAATTCGTCGACATGACGAAAGGGAGGGAGTACACATTCTACGACGGGCCCCGCACGTGTCACATCCAAATAGGGCTTGAGCCCTTCACCGAAGAATTGAGGAAGGTCCTCATAGAGACTGCCTCTAAGTACAATAAGGTCCACGCCTCGGGCTGCTACGTCTGCATTGAGGGGCCGAGGTTCAGCACTAAGGCCGAGTCGAGGATATGGAGGGACGTATATGGATGCGACATCATAGGCATGACGTTGGTGCCCGAGATAAACCTAGCCAGGGAGTTAGGCATGTGCTACGCCCTAATCGCCTTGGTCACCGATTACGATATATGGGTCCCCCACCAACCCGTGACTGCGGAGGCCGTGGAGAAGATGATGACGGAGAAGATGAATATAATCCGTAAGGTGGTCGCAGAGGCCATACCGAAAATACCCAGCGGCGTTGAGAACAAGTGCAGGGCAGTGCTCGACACCGCCTGCATATAGGCCCGCCGCTCCCCGCAAGCCGGGACGGCTCTGGTCGTTTTTGTGATCGCCCTATTGGGATCGTATTCGGCAGTCCTCTCGTCCGCCAGCCTGTATAGTCTAAGTGCTACACTTGTTGCAGACATGCTCAAGTCGCCGGCCTCGGTGCGGTTGAGAGGAGGCGCCAAGAACTGCGATCTGGCTGTTGGGTCAAGCCCTTGAGGTCGCGACGTGATGGGAGAAGCCATATTTATTTGGGGGCCCCTTCACGTTTGTGGAGGACCTTGAGTATTGGCTCGAGCCGGAGCTCCTCAGCGCTATCCGCTACGACGTTGAGGTCAACGCGAAGAGGCTCGAACGCCTTAGGGGGCTGGCCGAAAGGATAGCGTCGATTAGGGAGAAGGCCGAAATAAAACGCCTCAGCGGCCCCTCTAGGGAGCTCTACATATACGCCATAGATTCCTCCTACGGGAGTCCCCCCTTGGAGCTAATAGGCGGAGTCTTCACCGTAATAGCATATGGCTATGTGGGCAGGACGAAACAGGGGGTTGACAAGTTTCTGGGGGGCGCTCTGTACTTCGAGGATAGGGAGGAGCAAGACATATCGAGACATACGGCGTTGTTGGAGAGGAGGCTGGCGGCCAGGCTTTTGAGGCGCAAGGCGCGGGGGGAGAAGGCCCTCGACGTCCTCTTAATAGACGGCGAGCTGGCGGTACATCCCCTCCCCTTCAATTTAGCGGTGGCGGGCGGGAGGTATGAGGAGGTCAATAGGGTCGTGGACTCCATGTTGGCGGAGGCCGAGGCCACCAAGACCACATTGGTGGGCTTGGCCAAGAGGGTGAGGTCTCGCTACCTCTCTGTACTCTACGGCGGCTGCCTGCCGGTTAACGACAGGGCGGCAGCGTCCTTAGTCTTAAGGCCCGGCGAATATATGGTCTTGGGGAGGCTGAAGGACTTACTGCCTGAATGGGCCAAGATACACTACGCCGAATGTGAAGGCGGCCCCCTAAAGGACGAAATCATCGCTTGCGCCAAGGACGGCGTACAGCCCAAGTCGAGCAAGTCGGCGAGGCTCTGCGAGAGGCTTAAGGAGTTCCATAAGAACTTTGAGTCGGTGTTGACCTCCGACCGCTACCCCCACCTCAAGCTGTTAGGCGAGACAGCTGTGGCCTACTACATGCCGCCTGGCTCCCAGACGGCCGTAAGGGTGGAAGTCTTGGGCTTGGGGCCCGACGTGGAGGAGACCATATCGTTCCTCGCGGCCTCCTCGTCGACCGTGACGGGGTACCCCCAAATCCTAGACGAGGTGGACCGCTACGTCCGTGTCTCGCCTGAGCTCGTGGAGTCCGTGCTTATGATGTTAATACGTAGAGCCCCCCGGGAAGTCGCCGGAATGTTGCTACCCAACAACCTCCAGAAGTTCAGAAGGCTTTTTTGATGTATACGAAGATATACCACATAACCTATTATGTCGATTTGCGGTCCGCCTACGTCCAATTCGCTGGATATAACTTCTCCCGTCCTTGGTGTATAAGAAGGAGGAATTGGCGAGAATTATAGGCGAGATGGCCGGCAGGGCCATCTTAATCATAGACCCGCTGGTCCCCATTCCGGGCGCCCAGTGGCGTAGACCCTCCGACGAAGAGATTAGAGAGACTGTGGAGAGGGCTGGCAGATATGTGGAGGCGAGGACGCATATAACCGGCAGGAGGGCCAGTAGGACTATCGTAGTATTTCCACGAAAACAATACTTAAATATGGGATATTAATCCCTCCTATGAACACAAAAGTTTGGATAGTCGTAGTGGTTGTCGTGGCGATAATTGCGGGCTCCATAGGCTATCTCGCAAAGACCCCCCAGGTCGTCACCCTAACTACCACCTACACCACTACTAGCGCCGCCGTATATACGACTACAATCACTACTACATACACCACAACCAGCGCCTCCACTACGACCTACACGACTACGGTCACTACGACAAGACAGTACTACCCAATAGCGGTCAGAGACGCCCTCAACAGGACGGTCGAGATAGCCTCAGAGCCCGCCACAGTGGTCTCGCTGGCCCCCAGCATAACGCAGATACTCGTGGCGTTGGGGCTGTGTAATAGGATAGTGGGGCTCGACCAATTTAGCTATCAACTACTCGAGGAGCTAAACTCAACGCGTTGTCTCCCCGCAAACGCCGAGGTGATTGAGATCAACGCCATGAGCCCCACGGGGTTCAACGGCGACGCCATAATCTTACTACATCCCGATATAGTTCTGGCCGACGCTGGCCTCGAAGCCATGTGGGCCCGCGATCTGTCCAAACTGGGCGTGACGGTCTATTTCCTCAACGGCACGCTAGCCACGTCCTATAGGGATATAGAAAACGACATATATGCGCTCGGAGCTATATTCGACAGGGAGCAGGCGGCCGCGTCTGTAGTGCAGTGGATGGAATCCCAGCTGGAGAAATACGGCGGCGCGGCTAACGCCACTGTGGCTCATATAGTTTGGATAAACCCCGACGGCTCCTTCTACGCGGCCGGCAATAACACCTTCATATCGGCTGAGATAAGAGCCGCCGGCGGGGCAAACGCGATAAACGAAGGCGGGTGGGGCCCCTTCGAGCCGTCCCTCTTAATTGTTGCTAATCCAGAAGTGATCGTGTTGGGGAGCATGGGCTACAACTGCACCTACGCCCTAAAGGCCTTAAGCCAAATACCCGGCATATCGAACGTGGCGGCCTATAAGAACGGCAGGGTCTACGTGCTGACGGGCTTGGCCGAAGACGCGGTGGACCAGCCCTCTTTGATGTCGGTATACGGCGCGGCTATCTTCCACTACATAATCACAGGCGAGGCGCCGCAATGTGTAGACACTAGATGGTTTTTGAGCCAGTTCTCGCCGAGACTTGGGGGGTGAGGGCCAAGACGCTAGTTGCCATATCTCTGGCGAGCATACCCCCACTCTTTTTACTTTTCATCATGACTGGCGCCGTCTTTGTGCCTCCAGATAAGTTGCTCGCCGGAGGCCCCTACAGGGTCATACTCTACGACATAAGGCTTCCCGCGGCCATAGCGGCGGCGCTTATAGGATCGATCTTGGCGGTTTCGGGCGCCGTGATGCAGATGCTCTATAGGAACCCGCTTCTTGACCCCTACATAGCCGGCACTGCCTCTGGCGCCGCCTTCGGGGCGCTTCTGGCATACGCCCTAGCCCTCTCGGGACCCGGCTATTTACTGTTGTACCAAATACCGCTCGCCTTCGCTCTAGCAGTCGCGGCGAGCCTCATAACGCTGATCGTGGGGAGAGGCGATATATATGCCACCGTCATAGGCGGCGTGGCGGTCTCCTATTTCTTCTCGGCGGCTACCACCATAGTCCTCTCCTACCTCTCCTCGAAGATGCCGCAGATACCGCCTCTGGCCTTTTGGCTCTTCGGCTATATAGACTACGTGAGCTACCACATGGACGTAGTCCTTTCCGTCGCGGCGGCCGCCCTGATAGCCGCGGCAATCAGAGAGGCCCGTAGGATAGACCTAGTGGCCATAAGCGACGAGCTGGCCCACGTCAGGAGGATAAGGCCCAATAGGTATAGGTTGGGCTGGATATCGGCGGTGTCGTTGGCGACGGCGCTGGTGGTGTCGCAAGTCGGCGTGGTGGGCTTCGTGGGCCTCATGGTGCCTCACCTAGCCAGAATGGCCTTGAGGAACGGCTCCGCCACGGCCGTTGTGCCGG
This region includes:
- a CDS encoding S-methyl-5'-thioadenosine phosphorylase — translated: MRTVKLTTAPTSAKELGIDELPSVAIIGGSGLYDPGIFESPVEVQIHTPYGLPSDNVIMGKVGGRWVAFLPRHGRGHKYPPHKIPYRANIYALHMLGVKSIIAVSAVGSLRQDYAPGDFVVPDQFVDMTKGREYTFYDGPRTCHIQIGLEPFTEELRKVLIETASKYNKVHASGCYVCIEGPRFSTKAESRIWRDVYGCDIIGMTLVPEINLARELGMCYALIALVTDYDIWVPHQPVTAEAVEKMMTEKMNIIRKVVAEAIPKIPSGVENKCRAVLDTACI
- a CDS encoding DNA double-strand break repair nuclease NurA; protein product: MEDLEYWLEPELLSAIRYDVEVNAKRLERLRGLAERIASIREKAEIKRLSGPSRELYIYAIDSSYGSPPLELIGGVFTVIAYGYVGRTKQGVDKFLGGALYFEDREEQDISRHTALLERRLAARLLRRKARGEKALDVLLIDGELAVHPLPFNLAVAGGRYEEVNRVVDSMLAEAEATKTTLVGLAKRVRSRYLSVLYGGCLPVNDRAAASLVLRPGEYMVLGRLKDLLPEWAKIHYAECEGGPLKDEIIACAKDGVQPKSSKSARLCERLKEFHKNFESVLTSDRYPHLKLLGETAVAYYMPPGSQTAVRVEVLGLGPDVEETISFLAASSSTVTGYPQILDEVDRYVRVSPELVESVLMMLIRRAPREVAGMLLPNNLQKFRRLF
- a CDS encoding ABC transporter substrate-binding protein codes for the protein MNTKVWIVVVVVVAIIAGSIGYLAKTPQVVTLTTTYTTTSAAVYTTTITTTYTTTSASTTTYTTTVTTTRQYYPIAVRDALNRTVEIASEPATVVSLAPSITQILVALGLCNRIVGLDQFSYQLLEELNSTRCLPANAEVIEINAMSPTGFNGDAIILLHPDIVLADAGLEAMWARDLSKLGVTVYFLNGTLATSYRDIENDIYALGAIFDREQAAASVVQWMESQLEKYGGAANATVAHIVWINPDGSFYAAGNNTFISAEIRAAGGANAINEGGWGPFEPSLLIVANPEVIVLGSMGYNCTYALKALSQIPGISNVAAYKNGRVYVLTGLAEDAVDQPSLMSVYGAAIFHYIITGEAPQCVDTRWFLSQFSPRLGG
- a CDS encoding iron ABC transporter permease, which encodes MVFEPVLAETWGVRAKTLVAISLASIPPLFLLFIMTGAVFVPPDKLLAGGPYRVILYDIRLPAAIAAALIGSILAVSGAVMQMLYRNPLLDPYIAGTASGAAFGALLAYALALSGPGYLLLYQIPLAFALAVAASLITLIVGRGDIYATVIGGVAVSYFFSAATTIVLSYLSSKMPQIPPLAFWLFGYIDYVSYHMDVVLSVAAAALIAAAIREARRIDLVAISDELAHVRRIRPNRYRLGWISAVSLATALVVSQVGVVGFVGLMVPHLARMALRNGSATAVVPASAALGAPVLLASDALARGLLGFTVPVTAVTSIFAVPVVVSVLYAGRRAQS